Proteins from a genomic interval of Methanofollis formosanus:
- a CDS encoding chemotaxis protein CheD translates to MAEFRPIDVNARFIGIGEYYVGRDAMTTIGLGSCIALILHDERHEVGAMAHVMLPESKGQTDRPGKYADTALATLLEGLGPFGSRNGSIRAKMVGGANMFGFNDNNLNIGERNIEAVHRVLDERRIALDAEDVGGKVGRSVMYNPKAGGTIVVRRADGVCAEL, encoded by the coding sequence ATGGCCGAGTTTCGACCCATCGATGTCAATGCCCGGTTTATAGGGATCGGCGAGTACTATGTGGGCAGGGACGCCATGACCACCATCGGGCTCGGTTCCTGCATTGCCCTGATACTCCATGACGAGCGGCATGAGGTCGGGGCCATGGCCCATGTGATGCTCCCGGAGAGCAAGGGCCAGACCGACCGGCCCGGAAAGTATGCGGACACCGCCCTGGCGACGCTGCTCGAGGGTCTCGGGCCCTTCGGGTCGAGGAACGGTTCGATCCGGGCGAAGATGGTGGGCGGCGCCAATATGTTCGGGTTCAACGACAACAACCTCAATATCGGCGAACGGAATATCGAGGCGGTGCACAGGGTGCTCGACGAGCGGCGCATCGCCCTTGATGCGGAGGATGTCGGCGGGAAGGTCGGGCGGTCGGTGATGTACAACCCGAAGGCAGGCGGAACGATCGTGGTCAGGAGAGCGGACGGGGTATGCGCCGAGCTCTGA
- a CDS encoding chemotaxis protein CheC: MKLTEIQADALGELGNIGAAHAATTLSQMLMSDIEMDVPSVDIIDIAQFYQCVGDEKVALVVFRIDGGVEGEGFVVMMMPLPSAMRMTNTMLGMDDMDREINEMDQSAIIEIGNIMVSAFLDATATLLGIVMLPSPPALCIDMAHAGMEALIAEVAMETNDVVIFRTNLTCGQHAIDGTILMFLTPEMLGNLLSLLEALTSQGM; the protein is encoded by the coding sequence ATGAAACTGACAGAGATACAGGCAGACGCACTCGGGGAACTCGGGAACATCGGGGCGGCCCATGCCGCGACGACCCTCTCCCAGATGCTCATGAGCGACATTGAGATGGACGTACCGTCAGTCGATATCATCGATATCGCCCAATTCTACCAGTGTGTGGGCGACGAGAAGGTCGCACTGGTAGTCTTCAGGATAGACGGCGGTGTCGAAGGGGAAGGTTTTGTCGTGATGATGATGCCGCTCCCCTCGGCGATGAGGATGACCAACACCATGCTCGGCATGGACGACATGGACCGGGAGATCAACGAGATGGACCAGAGCGCCATCATCGAGATCGGCAACATCATGGTCTCGGCGTTCCTGGACGCGACGGCCACGCTCCTCGGCATCGTCATGCTCCCCTCCCCGCCGGCGCTCTGCATCGATATGGCCCATGCGGGCATGGAGGCGCTCATCGCGGAGGTTGCCATGGAGACCAACGATGTGGTCATCTTCAGGACGAACCTGACCTGCGGCCAGCACGCGATCGACGGGACGATCCTGATGTTCCTCACACCTGAAATGCTCGGCAACCTGCTCAGCCTCCTCGAGGCGCTTACATCGCAGGGTATGTGA
- a CDS encoding chemotaxis protein CheA: MADMEDYKELFVVESRESNETIAQALLNLEECNDRETIDEIFRSAHTIKGASASMGYMNLEKLCHTMEDVFDLIRNGKVVASAPLIDVFLGCTDEIEALLDSIESGGDDQGENIEDLVSALETWKENGNRVDAAPADEAPTDPDDPAEEETVQGSGERYRVTVTLVPECSMKDVRAMIALSNLGEIGRIISAEPKVEAIEDGQFEDHFEVVVESEDGPEAVQAAVAGTDIASVEVTSADAPAAPPKKKEAKPQKSEHHGKQKEIKNIRVDIHLLDQMMNLVEDLVINRGRLKQIAEKNQIKEFDEALSMVGRSVADLQNLMMHIRMIPLSHIFNRLPRVVRDVAQHEGKEVDFIIEGGETELDRSVMDGLNDPLLHLIRNAVDHGIELPEERIAAGKPEKGRLHLSAMRDRDNVVIRIEDDGAGIDVDRVRTKVVSKGLLTEEEADALSEDQITDLLFSPGFSTAETITDISGRGVGLDVVKAAIESMKGSINVRSVEGKGTCFELVLPPTMAIVEVMMVRINGRRCAIPISNVVEVAILKRDAVHRVGSSQVILLRDEVLPIHLLNDMFGGSNHGEVLVVLQYGSKKCGIVADVVEGQQEVVVKPLSTLIGSCPGVGGVTIPGDGEVVPVLDVNTMI, encoded by the coding sequence ATGGCTGATATGGAGGATTATAAGGAACTCTTTGTGGTGGAGTCCAGGGAGAGCAACGAGACCATCGCCCAGGCGCTCCTGAACCTGGAAGAGTGCAACGACCGGGAGACCATCGACGAGATCTTCAGGTCGGCCCACACCATCAAGGGCGCCTCGGCGTCGATGGGCTACATGAACCTGGAAAAGCTCTGCCATACGATGGAGGACGTCTTCGACCTTATCAGGAACGGCAAGGTCGTGGCGTCCGCACCGCTCATCGATGTCTTTCTCGGGTGTACCGACGAGATCGAAGCGCTGCTCGATTCGATCGAGAGCGGCGGCGACGACCAGGGCGAGAATATCGAGGACCTGGTCTCGGCCCTCGAAACCTGGAAGGAGAACGGCAACCGGGTGGACGCCGCCCCGGCCGACGAGGCCCCTACAGATCCCGACGATCCCGCAGAGGAGGAGACGGTCCAGGGGAGCGGCGAGCGCTACCGCGTGACCGTCACCCTGGTCCCCGAATGCTCGATGAAAGATGTCCGCGCCATGATCGCCCTCTCCAACCTGGGCGAGATCGGCCGGATCATCTCCGCCGAACCGAAAGTCGAGGCGATCGAGGACGGGCAGTTCGAGGACCATTTCGAGGTCGTCGTCGAGAGCGAGGACGGACCTGAGGCGGTCCAGGCGGCCGTCGCCGGGACCGACATCGCCAGCGTCGAGGTGACGTCGGCTGACGCTCCTGCCGCACCTCCAAAGAAGAAAGAGGCAAAACCGCAGAAATCCGAACACCACGGGAAGCAAAAGGAGATCAAGAACATCAGGGTGGACATCCATCTCCTCGACCAGATGATGAACCTGGTCGAGGACCTGGTCATCAACCGCGGGCGCCTCAAACAGATCGCCGAGAAGAACCAGATCAAGGAGTTCGACGAGGCCCTCAGCATGGTCGGCCGGTCGGTGGCCGACCTCCAGAACTTGATGATGCATATCAGGATGATCCCCCTGAGCCACATCTTCAACCGCCTCCCGCGGGTCGTGCGCGACGTGGCCCAGCACGAGGGCAAAGAGGTGGACTTCATCATCGAGGGCGGCGAGACCGAACTTGACCGGAGCGTCATGGACGGGCTCAACGATCCCCTCCTGCACCTGATCAGGAACGCCGTCGACCACGGGATCGAACTTCCCGAGGAACGCATCGCCGCCGGAAAACCCGAAAAAGGGCGCCTCCACCTCTCGGCGATGCGGGACCGCGACAATGTCGTCATCAGGATCGAGGACGACGGTGCCGGGATCGACGTCGACCGGGTCAGGACAAAAGTCGTCTCGAAAGGGTTGCTCACCGAGGAAGAGGCCGACGCCCTCTCCGAAGACCAGATCACCGACCTCCTCTTCAGCCCCGGCTTCTCGACCGCCGAGACGATCACCGACATCAGCGGCCGCGGGGTCGGCCTGGACGTGGTGAAGGCCGCCATCGAGTCGATGAAGGGTTCGATCAATGTCAGGTCGGTCGAAGGGAAGGGGACCTGCTTTGAACTGGTCCTGCCGCCGACGATGGCCATCGTCGAGGTGATGATGGTCAGGATCAACGGCCGGCGGTGTGCGATCCCGATCAGCAACGTCGTCGAGGTGGCGATCCTCAAGAGAGACGCCGTCCACCGGGTCGGCAGCAGTCAGGTGATCCTTCTCCGCGACGAGGTGCTCCCGATCCATCTGCTCAACGATATGTTCGGCGGTTCCAACCATGGCGAGGTCCTGGTGGTCCTCCAGTACGGCTCCAAGAAATGCGGTATCGTGGCCGATGTCGTCGAAGGCCAGCAGGAGGTCGTCGTCAAACCGCTCAGCACCCTCATCGGGAGTTGTCCGGGCGTGGGCGGCGTGACCATCCCCGGCGACGGCGAGGTCGTCCCGGTCCTTGACGTGAACACAATGATCTGA
- the cheB gene encoding chemotaxis-specific protein-glutamate methyltransferase CheB, producing the protein MIRVLIVDDSVFIRTILKDIFGRSPEIEVVGTASDGAEALELIDTLRPDAITLDIEMPKLNGLEVLERMKGCRHRPKVMMLSSLTAKDAEHTRKALALGADDFMLKPTEIFKVRGIEEELVTRIKHLIEIRAAVKATGRRDRVARKVVLFGSSAGGLQQLDLVLSRLSSDLDAAVVITQHMPAGFTAALADRFNRICPLPVRESENGTLLKEGEVVISKAGYHTVISAALTGEGIRGGKIVHSSAPPVHAVRPAIDRTFSSAAKVFGKRTLAVVMSGMGSDCGAGAADVKAAGGTVYVCKEHDCLVYGMARSALKTNSVDRTVSLRHIPEEVVEAVGRMEADHG; encoded by the coding sequence ATGATCAGGGTTCTAATTGTCGATGACTCGGTCTTTATCCGCACAATACTGAAAGATATCTTCGGCAGATCGCCGGAGATCGAGGTTGTGGGGACAGCGTCCGACGGTGCCGAAGCACTCGAACTGATCGATACCCTCAGGCCCGACGCGATCACGCTCGACATCGAGATGCCGAAGCTGAACGGGCTTGAAGTACTCGAGAGGATGAAAGGGTGCCGCCACCGCCCGAAGGTGATGATGCTCAGTTCCCTCACCGCAAAGGACGCTGAGCACACCAGAAAAGCCCTGGCCCTCGGTGCCGACGACTTCATGCTCAAACCCACCGAGATCTTCAAGGTCCGCGGGATCGAGGAGGAACTGGTCACCAGGATCAAACACCTCATCGAGATCAGGGCGGCGGTCAAGGCCACGGGACGCCGGGACCGCGTCGCCAGAAAGGTGGTCCTCTTCGGGTCGTCGGCCGGCGGGCTCCAGCAACTCGACCTCGTCCTCTCCAGACTCTCTTCTGACCTGGACGCGGCGGTCGTCATCACCCAGCATATGCCTGCAGGGTTCACCGCCGCCCTTGCCGACCGGTTCAACCGGATCTGTCCTCTTCCGGTACGGGAGTCCGAGAACGGAACCCTCCTGAAGGAAGGCGAGGTCGTCATCTCGAAGGCCGGGTATCACACCGTCATCTCGGCGGCCCTGACCGGCGAGGGAATCCGCGGCGGCAAGATCGTCCACTCCTCGGCACCCCCGGTCCACGCGGTGAGGCCGGCGATTGACAGGACCTTCTCGTCGGCGGCAAAGGTCTTTGGAAAAAGGACGCTCGCCGTCGTCATGAGCGGCATGGGCAGCGACTGCGGCGCAGGCGCCGCCGATGTCAAGGCGGCCGGCGGGACGGTATACGTCTGTAAAGAGCACGACTGTCTCGTCTACGGGATGGCCCGTTCGGCGCTCAAAACCAACAGCGTCGACCGGACGGTCTCTCTGAGGCACATCCCCGAGGAGGTCGTGGAAGCGGTCGGAAGAATGGAGGCAGATCATGGCTGA
- a CDS encoding response regulator, with the protein MGTILIVDDTLFMRTLLKNILFSGGHTIVGEAENGEEAIAKYQELKPDLVTMDVVMPKKNGIEALQGIREIDPNARVVMCTAVGQEQMVKLAVKSGAKGYIVKPFQAPKVLEEVKNVLGA; encoded by the coding sequence ATGGGTACGATCCTGATTGTCGATGATACGCTCTTTATGCGAACTCTCCTGAAGAATATCCTCTTTTCCGGAGGGCATACGATCGTCGGTGAAGCCGAGAACGGCGAAGAGGCGATCGCCAAGTACCAGGAACTGAAACCTGACCTCGTCACGATGGACGTCGTCATGCCCAAGAAAAACGGCATCGAGGCGCTCCAGGGGATCAGGGAGATCGACCCCAACGCCAGGGTGGTCATGTGCACGGCGGTGGGCCAGGAACAGATGGTGAAATTGGCCGTGAAAAGCGGCGCAAAGGGCTACATCGTCAAACCGTTCCAGGCCCCGAAGGTACTTGAGGAGGTGAAAAACGTCCTTGGGGCCTGA
- a CDS encoding CheF family chemotaxis protein, giving the protein MSSLPVKIEVQGKWTAAKLSLDAEGMKSSDNALAVPYKSIVDLEAKGSVLAITVKGQQDPLRIASVAKVLGILKRQILASCSAYRLSTFFMSPAVRGGVFVKNANWEKGGIAVLVSGIWFFSKDRQICVPLNDVASIEMTKREVQGKNIDVIKIDHIEDGDVVTSLVLCPVTTLQVLYNFLKESTKGMDMAGNELDPQSAQVAMLVYSGMDTASIENMLTLSQRDVDHIYDTLIQQGLAEVVVTRREVKLTTKGVRYISDATKL; this is encoded by the coding sequence ATGAGTAGTCTTCCGGTAAAGATCGAAGTGCAGGGGAAATGGACTGCTGCAAAACTTTCTCTGGACGCCGAGGGTATGAAGTCCTCTGACAATGCCCTCGCTGTCCCGTACAAATCGATCGTCGACCTCGAGGCGAAGGGCAGTGTCCTCGCCATCACGGTAAAGGGACAGCAGGATCCGCTCAGGATTGCGTCAGTCGCAAAGGTGCTCGGGATTCTGAAGCGACAGATCCTCGCCTCATGCAGCGCGTACCGCCTCAGCACCTTCTTTATGTCCCCGGCGGTGAGGGGCGGAGTCTTCGTCAAGAACGCAAACTGGGAGAAGGGTGGCATCGCCGTTCTGGTCTCCGGGATCTGGTTCTTCTCGAAGGACCGCCAGATCTGCGTCCCCCTCAACGACGTCGCGTCCATCGAGATGACCAAGCGGGAGGTGCAGGGCAAGAACATCGACGTCATCAAGATCGACCATATCGAGGACGGCGACGTGGTCACCAGTCTGGTCCTCTGCCCGGTCACGACGCTCCAGGTGCTCTACAATTTCCTCAAGGAGTCCACGAAGGGGATGGACATGGCGGGCAACGAACTCGATCCGCAGTCGGCGCAGGTCGCGATGCTTGTCTACAGCGGGATGGACACGGCCTCGATCGAGAATATGCTCACGCTCTCGCAGCGGGACGTCGACCATATCTACGACACCCTGATCCAGCAGGGCCTTGCCGAGGTGGTCGTGACTCGAAGAGAGGTCAAACTCACCACAAAAGGGGTCAGGTACATCTCAGATGCAACAAAACTATAA
- the flaJ gene encoding archaellar assembly protein FlaJ, protein MFESVKSKLAEKNGGQIPFEGEIETVKDKIAQISENKKMEGDLVFMTTYMASAMTADVSRPELFEYTAHRYEYISTRYIQKVVFYVKRWNYGYAEGLRMVADRVNNDMLRSMFNRYANSIESGVPDADFLEMELGTARNVYRNTFEQGFEMLKKWGDAYIALLFSSMLVAIIIMISVAIYAPSGIETALNTAYALVLLTSGFGVALMYRAVPVDEKTINRSMNHWCSREQAMIDRLQKPILAITTLGVLLLLLAGVNTGMVYLMIGLLLAPLGIIGYIDNHNVILRDEDFPAFIRGVGSIMEGKGTTMVEAIREVDRKSLVALEPLINSAYTKLNLGLDEALTWERFIGDCGTNLIAKYMNIFRDSVALGGAPGVIGKIVGSSMLSQVLLRRKRDMVATGFIVLLVPMHIAMVGIFLALYEILHTMSDAITEVMASLGDNQAALTSSDSIAGSMMGSMNMFVNFPEDKMIPFVMIILLLITLANIVAGKIVMGGDRYMVYFLSALLFTITGALILLVPPVIQMFFQIPQFGAV, encoded by the coding sequence ATGTTCGAGTCGGTGAAGAGCAAACTCGCCGAGAAGAACGGCGGGCAGATCCCCTTCGAGGGCGAGATCGAGACGGTGAAAGATAAAATCGCCCAGATCTCCGAGAACAAGAAGATGGAAGGGGACCTGGTCTTCATGACGACGTACATGGCCTCGGCGATGACCGCCGACGTCTCCAGACCCGAACTCTTCGAGTACACCGCCCACCGGTACGAGTACATCTCGACAAGGTACATCCAGAAGGTCGTCTTCTACGTCAAACGCTGGAACTACGGGTATGCCGAGGGGCTCAGGATGGTGGCCGACCGAGTCAACAACGACATGCTCAGGAGCATGTTCAACCGGTACGCCAACTCCATCGAGTCGGGTGTGCCGGACGCCGATTTCCTGGAGATGGAACTGGGCACCGCCCGCAACGTCTATCGCAACACCTTCGAGCAGGGCTTTGAGATGCTGAAGAAGTGGGGCGACGCCTATATCGCCCTCCTCTTCTCCTCAATGTTGGTGGCGATCATCATCATGATCTCGGTCGCGATCTACGCGCCGAGCGGGATCGAAACCGCCCTCAACACGGCCTACGCCCTGGTCCTGCTCACCTCGGGCTTCGGCGTCGCCCTGATGTACCGCGCCGTCCCGGTCGACGAGAAGACCATCAACCGTTCGATGAACCACTGGTGTTCGCGCGAACAGGCGATGATCGACAGGTTGCAGAAACCGATCCTTGCGATCACCACGCTCGGCGTCCTCCTCCTGCTTCTTGCCGGGGTGAACACCGGGATGGTCTACCTGATGATCGGTCTCCTGCTCGCCCCCCTCGGGATCATCGGTTATATCGACAACCACAATGTGATTCTGAGGGACGAGGACTTCCCGGCATTTATCAGGGGTGTGGGATCGATCATGGAGGGGAAGGGCACCACCATGGTCGAGGCGATCCGGGAGGTCGACCGCAAGTCGCTCGTCGCTCTCGAACCCCTCATCAACTCGGCCTATACGAAGTTGAACCTGGGCCTCGACGAGGCCCTGACCTGGGAACGGTTCATCGGCGACTGCGGCACAAACCTCATCGCGAAGTACATGAACATCTTCCGTGACTCGGTCGCCCTCGGCGGCGCCCCCGGGGTCATCGGCAAGATCGTGGGATCCTCCATGCTCTCGCAGGTGCTCCTGCGCAGGAAGCGCGATATGGTGGCGACCGGGTTCATCGTCCTCCTCGTGCCCATGCACATCGCCATGGTCGGGATCTTCCTGGCCCTGTACGAGATCCTCCACACGATGTCGGACGCCATCACCGAGGTGATGGCGTCGCTGGGCGACAACCAGGCGGCCCTCACCTCCTCGGACTCGATCGCGGGTTCGATGATGGGCTCGATGAATATGTTCGTCAACTTCCCCGAGGACAAGATGATCCCCTTCGTGATGATCATCCTTCTCTTGATCACGCTGGCCAACATCGTCGCGGGCAAGATCGTGATGGGCGGCGACCGGTACATGGTCTACTTCCTCTCGGCCCTCCTCTTCACCATCACCGGAGCGCTCATCCTCCTCGTACCCCCGGTCATCCAGATGTTCTTCCAGATTCCCCAGTTTGGAGCGGTTTAA
- a CDS encoding type II/IV secretion system ATPase subunit, with product MSTGTGLSISAFLPFKPEANEDLSGCYADIESSALYRMLPSNAREYVKQSPHLLEYLNIFPVNQYGIPLFFSELGRDAKNIENLNLIYPADGDTFIHILQDPNDVRNYYIPIEPSFLHSVGFLMPAVEARLIDLLDALDTDPITNEERTAVLKKLIREIVYIQEPGTEISADLLGGGGQKTSVKDRIVTFLNTDFSAKKKLDTSEVDRGITRLPDGRIVVTPQEYRALEYMMVRDKIEMGILKPFLSDPYIEDITCDGVGPIFIEHKTFKGLKSVIGFTESSTLDHFVIKMAERIKKPITYRNPVVDATLPDGSRINIVYGSDISRHGSNFTIRKVNEEPLSILHLISSKTCDYMVAAYLWICLEFGMSLFVSGETASGKTTTLNAITTFLPPENKIVTIEDTPELTVPHKNWTREVAKGKGKGEGEGSDVTMFDLLKAALRQRPNQILVGEIRGVEGSVAFSAMQTGHPVMSTFHAASVEKLIQRLCGDPISIPKTHVDNLNIVIIQSAVRRPGGGTVRRMLSINELVGYDPQTQGFSFVEMFHWDPVTDEHVFCGHGSSFLLENKIATLLGIPESKRNEIYFEVEKRAKILQRLNDAGYIRFWDLFHMIAKIKKQGLLKIEV from the coding sequence ATGAGTACAGGCACAGGACTCTCCATCTCGGCATTCCTCCCCTTCAAACCTGAAGCAAACGAGGACCTGAGCGGCTGCTATGCCGACATCGAGTCCTCGGCCCTGTACCGGATGCTCCCCTCCAATGCGCGGGAGTATGTCAAGCAGAGTCCTCACCTCCTCGAGTACCTCAACATCTTCCCGGTGAACCAGTACGGGATCCCGCTCTTCTTCTCAGAACTCGGGCGGGACGCCAAAAACATCGAGAACCTCAACCTCATCTACCCCGCCGACGGCGACACCTTCATCCATATCCTCCAGGACCCCAACGACGTCCGGAATTACTATATCCCGATCGAGCCCTCCTTCCTCCACAGCGTCGGGTTCCTGATGCCTGCGGTCGAGGCGCGGCTTATCGACCTCCTGGACGCCCTGGATACCGACCCGATCACCAACGAGGAGCGGACGGCGGTCCTGAAGAAACTGATCAGAGAGATCGTGTACATCCAGGAACCGGGCACAGAGATCAGTGCCGACCTCCTCGGCGGCGGCGGCCAGAAGACCTCGGTCAAGGACAGGATCGTCACCTTCCTCAACACCGACTTCTCGGCAAAGAAGAAGCTCGACACCAGCGAGGTGGACAGAGGGATCACCAGGCTCCCTGACGGGCGGATCGTGGTCACCCCCCAGGAGTACCGGGCCCTCGAGTACATGATGGTCAGGGACAAGATCGAGATGGGCATCCTCAAGCCCTTCCTCTCAGACCCCTATATCGAGGATATCACCTGCGACGGCGTCGGCCCGATCTTCATCGAGCACAAGACCTTCAAGGGACTCAAGTCGGTGATCGGGTTCACCGAGTCCTCAACCCTCGACCACTTCGTCATCAAGATGGCCGAGCGGATCAAGAAACCGATCACCTACCGCAACCCGGTGGTGGACGCCACCCTCCCGGACGGTTCTCGTATCAACATCGTGTACGGCAGCGACATCAGCCGGCACGGGAGCAACTTCACGATCAGGAAAGTGAACGAGGAACCCCTCTCCATCCTCCACCTCATCAGTTCCAAGACCTGCGACTACATGGTCGCGGCGTACCTCTGGATCTGCCTGGAGTTCGGGATGTCCCTCTTCGTGAGCGGGGAGACGGCAAGCGGGAAGACGACCACCCTCAACGCGATCACCACCTTCCTCCCGCCCGAGAACAAGATCGTGACCATCGAGGATACCCCCGAACTGACCGTGCCGCACAAGAACTGGACGCGCGAGGTCGCGAAGGGCAAGGGCAAGGGCGAAGGCGAGGGTTCGGACGTGACGATGTTCGACCTCCTGAAGGCCGCCCTCCGTCAGCGCCCCAACCAGATCCTGGTGGGCGAGATCCGTGGTGTCGAGGGGAGCGTCGCCTTCTCGGCCATGCAGACCGGCCACCCGGTCATGAGCACCTTCCACGCCGCGTCGGTGGAGAAGTTGATCCAGCGTCTCTGCGGTGACCCGATCAGCATCCCCAAGACCCACGTCGACAACCTCAACATCGTCATCATCCAGAGTGCGGTCCGCAGGCCCGGCGGCGGGACGGTGCGGCGGATGCTCAGCATCAACGAACTCGTCGGCTACGATCCCCAGACGCAGGGTTTCTCCTTTGTCGAGATGTTCCACTGGGACCCGGTCACCGACGAGCACGTCTTCTGCGGGCACGGGAGCAGTTTCCTGCTTGAGAACAAGATCGCCACCCTCCTCGGTATCCCGGAGAGCAAGAGAAACGAGATCTACTTCGAGGTCGAAAAACGGGCGAAGATCCTGCAGAGGCTCAACGATGCCGGGTATATCCGGTTCTGGGACCTCTTCCATATGATCGCCAAGATCAAGAAACAGGGTCTCCTCAAGATCGAGGTCTGA
- a CDS encoding ATPase domain-containing protein, with translation MEDNGSLGDLLGGSDRKILSTGNNELDKKIADGLPLESLTLIEGENDTGKSVLTQQIVWGAMKQGLNVDLFTTENTTKSFINQMESMSLDISDYFAWGYMRIFPLHTVGFEWKKEDMQGILQAIITQIQRSKAEVAVIDSLTLFTEYASTDMILTFFTNCKNLVDHGKTILITLHTYAFEADTLVRIRSICDAHLFMKKALVGDKYVMMLEVVKVRGAQRTTGNIVSFEVHPGYGMKIIPMTYAKV, from the coding sequence ATGGAAGACAACGGATCACTCGGAGACCTCCTTGGAGGATCAGACAGAAAGATCCTCTCCACAGGGAACAACGAATTGGACAAGAAGATCGCCGACGGCCTGCCCCTCGAGTCGCTCACCCTCATCGAAGGGGAGAACGACACCGGCAAGAGCGTGCTTACCCAGCAGATCGTCTGGGGCGCGATGAAACAGGGGCTCAACGTCGACCTCTTCACCACCGAGAACACCACCAAGAGTTTCATCAACCAGATGGAGTCGATGAGCCTGGACATCTCCGACTACTTTGCCTGGGGATATATGCGGATCTTTCCCCTGCACACCGTCGGTTTCGAGTGGAAAAAAGAGGACATGCAGGGCATCCTCCAGGCCATCATCACGCAGATCCAGCGGAGCAAGGCAGAGGTTGCGGTCATCGACTCCCTCACCCTCTTCACCGAGTACGCCTCCACCGACATGATCCTCACCTTCTTCACCAACTGCAAGAACCTCGTCGATCACGGCAAGACGATCCTCATCACCCTGCACACCTACGCCTTCGAGGCCGACACGCTGGTGCGGATCCGCTCCATCTGCGACGCCCACCTCTTCATGAAGAAGGCGCTCGTCGGCGACAAATACGTAATGATGCTTGAGGTCGTAAAAGTACGCGGGGCACAGCGGACCACCGGCAACATCGTCAGTTTCGAGGTCCACCCGGGGTACGGCATGAAGATCATCCCGATGACCTACGCGAAGGTCTGA
- a CDS encoding flagellin: MSSETITTAIFLITAVVAAAVLVNAIFPIIYTVSDSAGSASHAADQRLRTDFKIINTFATAGGQDAKIWLKNIGSSRLSAGELKSSDIFIGVPGNFDRAAYGTDWQYTILDGADDSWLPGETVRIDITDNALLPDTEGETVYFQVVLPGGAARTKEFTAGV; encoded by the coding sequence ATGTCGAGCGAGACCATTACCACCGCAATTTTTCTGATCACCGCAGTCGTAGCCGCTGCGGTGCTCGTCAACGCGATCTTTCCCATCATCTACACCGTCTCTGACTCGGCAGGCTCGGCATCCCATGCCGCAGACCAAAGGCTCAGGACCGACTTCAAGATCATCAACACCTTTGCAACGGCCGGCGGGCAGGACGCCAAGATCTGGCTCAAAAATATCGGATCTTCGCGGCTCTCGGCCGGAGAACTGAAGTCCTCCGACATCTTCATCGGCGTCCCCGGGAACTTCGACCGCGCCGCGTACGGCACCGACTGGCAGTACACCATCCTCGACGGCGCCGACGACTCCTGGCTCCCCGGGGAGACCGTCCGCATCGACATCACCGACAACGCCCTTCTCCCCGACACCGAGGGAGAGACCGTCTACTTCCAGGTCGTCCTGCCGGGGGGTGCGGCCAGGACAAAAGAGTTCACGGCAGGGGTGTGA
- a CDS encoding archaellin/type IV pilin N-terminal domain-containing protein: MKFMRNEEGFTGLEAAIVLIAFVVVAAVFSYVMLGAGFFTSQKSQEVVHSSVAQASSSVEVVGNVIGLGDGSNHVDYVDFTIATTAGGSAFDLNNLVMTYWDQKHSSVITNSTKITPTGITLDTTKTLTAGQWGVIKYMNDQDGGSYDSIVEPGEQVVIEVAIPNDLGVNEAFAIELKPAVGATLQVKRTTPPQIDDVNVLY, encoded by the coding sequence ATGAAGTTCATGAGAAATGAAGAAGGTTTCACCGGTCTCGAGGCTGCGATCGTCCTGATCGCCTTTGTTGTCGTGGCCGCTGTGTTCTCGTATGTCATGCTCGGCGCCGGGTTCTTCACCTCGCAGAAGAGCCAGGAAGTCGTCCACAGCAGTGTGGCGCAGGCCAGTTCGAGCGTCGAGGTCGTTGGCAATGTTATCGGTCTTGGGGATGGTAGCAACCATGTTGATTATGTTGACTTCACCATCGCCACGACCGCTGGCGGGAGTGCTTTCGACCTGAACAACCTTGTGATGACCTACTGGGACCAGAAACACAGTTCAGTCATCACAAATTCCACGAAGATCACGCCCACCGGCATCACCCTCGACACCACCAAAACTCTCACCGCAGGGCAGTGGGGCGTCATTAAGTACATGAACGACCAGGACGGCGGCTCCTATGACTCGATTGTAGAGCCCGGCGAACAGGTTGTCATTGAAGTTGCGATCCCGAACGACCTTGGCGTCAACGAGGCGTTTGCCATCGAATTGAAACCTGCAGTCGGTGCGACCCTCCAGGTCAAGAGGACCACCCCGCCGCAGATCGACGATGTGAACGTCCTCTACTAA